In Candidatus Vicinibacter proximus, the following are encoded in one genomic region:
- a CDS encoding PorV/PorQ family protein: MKKLPLLILSLWSSIVLFGQAPKFSNDFLNVGVGARGMAMGGAVSSSSFSINSGYWNPAGLVHVPVNFQVGAQHAEWFAGIGNYDFVAFGKKLDSEGRSFGSLSLIRMGIDDIPNTLRLRAPDGSIDYDRLSTFSVADYALLVSYGRKLKDGPWALGLNAKVIHRAFGTFASAWGFGIDAGILYRRDRLSFSLMGRDITTTFNAYKFSFSDDEKATLLLTGNDVPVSSVEYTLPKLITGLAYNWRLSNNVGLTTALDIEFSTNGTLAALISSDKFVADPKLGFELDFKQKVYIRFGASNFQTILSDESPGKEEFSVQPSGGLGLKFGKIGLDYALTNIGNTGAGLYSHYFSLNLDF, translated from the coding sequence ATGAAGAAACTGCCACTTTTAATTTTGTCCCTTTGGTCCAGTATTGTACTTTTTGGTCAGGCACCAAAATTCAGTAATGACTTTCTCAATGTGGGTGTAGGGGCAAGAGGAATGGCCATGGGAGGAGCAGTGAGTTCGAGCTCCTTTTCGATAAATTCCGGATATTGGAATCCTGCAGGGTTGGTACATGTACCTGTTAATTTTCAGGTGGGGGCTCAGCATGCAGAGTGGTTTGCCGGAATTGGAAACTATGATTTTGTCGCCTTTGGAAAGAAATTAGATTCAGAAGGCAGGTCTTTTGGGTCTTTGAGTCTGATTAGAATGGGGATTGATGATATCCCGAACACACTGCGGTTAAGGGCTCCCGATGGCAGTATCGATTATGACCGATTGAGTACATTTAGTGTAGCCGATTACGCTTTATTGGTCTCCTACGGCAGAAAATTAAAGGATGGTCCGTGGGCATTGGGATTGAATGCTAAAGTTATTCACAGAGCATTTGGAACATTTGCATCTGCCTGGGGATTTGGAATAGATGCAGGAATACTTTATAGAAGAGACAGATTAAGTTTTAGCCTAATGGGCAGAGACATTACGACGACTTTCAACGCATATAAATTCAGTTTTTCTGATGATGAAAAAGCAACTTTATTACTTACGGGAAATGACGTGCCTGTAAGTTCTGTTGAATATACACTTCCTAAATTGATCACTGGTTTAGCCTACAATTGGCGTTTAAGCAACAATGTAGGACTTACAACTGCATTGGATATTGAATTTTCAACCAACGGAACGCTTGCTGCGCTAATTAGCAGTGATAAATTTGTAGCAGACCCAAAACTTGGCTTTGAGCTCGACTTTAAACAAAAAGTTTATATCCGATTTGGTGCTTCTAATTTTCAAACTATTTTGTCTGATGAAAGTCCCGGTAAAGAGGAATTCAGTGTGCAACCGTCCGGAGGCTTGGGTCTTAAATTTGGAAAAATAGGGCTGGATTATGCTTTGACCAACATAGGTAATACGGGTGCGGGATTGTATTCCCATTATTTTTCCTTAAATCTGGATTTTTAA